The following proteins are encoded in a genomic region of Triticum dicoccoides isolate Atlit2015 ecotype Zavitan chromosome 1B, WEW_v2.0, whole genome shotgun sequence:
- the LOC119351024 gene encoding thiol protease SEN102-like, with amino-acid sequence MAVVAAVEALHYMKTNEKLMLSVQELIDCDTQNFGCRGGYSETALEYVQKHGLSSESTYPYMDRERILGCKKNKEVAAKISGFVKIMSPTEESLEEAVARQPVIVRLQCPKSFNDYKGGIIDWPPALPGEELFLHYVLIVSYDTDSNGVKFWRFKNSAGENWGEGRVGRLRRHVADKRGVLGIFMYPAMYPVLDS; translated from the coding sequence ATGGCGGTTGTAGCTGCTGTTGAGGCTCTGCATTATATGAAGACAAATGAGAAACTTATGCTGTCGGTACAAGAGTTGATTGATTGCGACACACAGAACTTCGGGTGCAGGGGTGGCTACAGCGAGACTGCTCTGGAGTATGTACAGAAGCACGGACTGTCGAGCGAATCAACGTACCCGTACATGGACCGAGAACGCATTCTAGGCTGCAAGAAGAACAAGGAAGTAGCGGCCAAGATATCAGGCTTTGTCAAAATCATGAGCCCGACAGAAGAATCTCTGGAGGAGGCAGTGGCACGTCAGCCGGTCATTGTCCGTCTACAGTGCCCCAAGAGCTTCAACGACTACAAGGGAGGCATCATTGATTGGCCACCAGCTCTACCTGGCGAAGAGCTGTTTTTGCATTACGTGCTGATTGTGAGTTATGACACGGACTCCAACGGTGTCAAGTTCTGGCGCTTCAAAAACTCAGCTGGAGAGAATTGGGGTGAGGGGAGGGTCGGGAGGCTCCGTAGGCACGTCGCTGACAAGCGAGGTGTGTTGGGCATCTTCATGTACCCGGCAATGTACCCAGTTCTTGATAGTTGA